In the genome of Bacteroidetes Order II. bacterium, one region contains:
- a CDS encoding gamma-aminobutyraldehyde dehydrogenase, whose product MQHTLWINGAWADAKDGSLMTITNPATGAEIAQVVNAGTKDVDRAVQAAKTAFEDGRWSKKPPRDRSYALWKLADLIEQHAERLAKAESENTGKPYSFVSLGADLPFAIDNLRFFAAAARDVHGSHAGEFTDGFTSMFRREPVGVVAQIAPWNYPLMMAIWKLGPALAAGCTTILKPAPGTPLSTLLLAELIAEAGVPEGVVNILTGGNEAGQALVEHPDVRMVSLTGSTGTGKKVMKTAADTLKRVHLELGGKAPLLVFDDADVESFASKATIGATFNTGQDCTAATRIYVAEDRMKDVQEAVVEAMRSVVIGMPFDDETQMGPLISSAQRERVQGFVERAKATGAKVLTGGGAPKDLGNGFFFEPTVIVEADQKSEIIQSEVFGPVLTINTFKNEEEAVRLANDVNFGLAASVFTKDVARAMRVVRDLEYGTVWVNDHIPLTSETPHGGFKQSGFGKDLSAEAVSDYQVTKHVMIANS is encoded by the coding sequence ATGCAACATACATTATGGATCAATGGTGCATGGGCAGATGCCAAAGACGGAAGCCTGATGACCATTACCAATCCTGCCACGGGCGCGGAAATCGCCCAAGTGGTTAATGCTGGTACAAAGGATGTAGATAGGGCCGTGCAAGCAGCAAAAACGGCATTTGAGGATGGAAGATGGTCTAAAAAGCCTCCGCGCGATCGGTCGTATGCGCTGTGGAAATTGGCAGACTTGATCGAACAACACGCCGAGCGTTTGGCCAAGGCCGAGAGCGAGAACACCGGAAAGCCCTACAGTTTTGTGAGCTTGGGCGCAGATTTACCGTTTGCCATAGACAACTTGCGGTTTTTTGCCGCTGCTGCTCGCGATGTACACGGCTCTCATGCGGGTGAATTTACCGACGGATTTACGTCCATGTTTCGCCGTGAACCGGTGGGCGTGGTTGCACAAATTGCCCCTTGGAACTATCCGCTGATGATGGCCATCTGGAAATTGGGGCCAGCACTGGCCGCCGGATGCACGACCATTCTAAAACCCGCACCGGGAACACCACTTTCTACCCTACTCTTGGCGGAGTTGATCGCCGAGGCTGGTGTTCCGGAAGGAGTAGTGAATATCCTTACAGGTGGCAACGAGGCCGGACAAGCACTTGTGGAACATCCCGATGTGCGCATGGTGAGCCTGACAGGTTCTACAGGAACCGGAAAAAAGGTCATGAAAACCGCCGCAGATACCCTAAAACGGGTACATTTGGAATTGGGTGGGAAAGCACCCCTCCTCGTGTTTGACGATGCCGATGTAGAATCCTTTGCCAGCAAAGCGACCATCGGTGCAACCTTTAATACGGGTCAAGATTGCACGGCTGCTACGCGGATTTATGTGGCCGAAGATCGGATGAAGGACGTACAAGAAGCCGTGGTGGAAGCCATGCGTAGCGTGGTGATTGGAATGCCTTTCGACGATGAAACCCAAATGGGGCCACTAATCTCTTCGGCACAACGCGAACGGGTGCAGGGCTTTGTAGAACGGGCCAAAGCAACAGGAGCAAAGGTTCTTACAGGAGGCGGTGCGCCAAAAGACTTGGGAAATGGCTTCTTCTTTGAACCAACGGTGATTGTAGAGGCCGACCAAAAGTCCGAAATCATCCAATCCGAGGTATTTGGGCCAGTTCTCACGATCAATACGTTCAAAAATGAGGAAGAAGCGGTGCGCTTGGCCAATGATGTGAACTTTGGCTTGGCGGCCTCGGTCTTTACGAAGGATGTGGCACGCGCCATGCGGGTTGTCCGCGATCTGGAGTATGGAACGGTATGGGTGAATGACCACATCCCACTCACTTCCGAAACCCCACACGGCGGGTTTAAGCAATCTGGGTTTGGAAAAGACCTTTCTGCAGAAGCCGTGTCGGATTATCAGGTCACAAAACACGTTATGATTGCCAATAGTTAA
- a CDS encoding ABC transporter ATP-binding protein gives MNPAISFEQVSRHFGTVKAVDEASFQVSDGAFFTMLGPSGSGKTTCLRMIAGFDLPTSGIIRVFGQEVTNLPPYERDVNTVFQDYALFPHMTVAQNVEYGLMIRKVQKAERQKRVQEMLDLVHLPEVGSRKPNQLSGGQRQRIALARALINRPKILLLDEPLGALDLKLRQQMQVELKAIQQEVGITFVFVTHDQEEAMALSDQIAVFNQGKIEQIGSPQDLYEHPQTAFVANFVGTSNLISDEIAHKLTGEYGTFSVRPEKMHLLQEQVPVPANHYRLQGVVADVVYLGIFTRFTVRTPEGLLLQVIDQNREAQDERKGDTVQVIWAKEALNKLSD, from the coding sequence ATGAATCCAGCCATTTCTTTCGAGCAAGTCTCCCGACATTTTGGCACCGTAAAAGCAGTGGACGAAGCCAGTTTTCAAGTTTCCGATGGTGCTTTTTTTACCATGCTGGGGCCTTCGGGATCGGGCAAAACCACTTGCCTACGGATGATCGCCGGCTTTGACCTCCCCACCTCCGGCATCATTCGGGTGTTTGGACAAGAAGTCACAAACCTGCCGCCCTACGAACGGGACGTAAACACCGTCTTTCAGGACTATGCCCTCTTCCCTCATATGACCGTAGCGCAAAATGTGGAATATGGGTTGATGATCCGCAAAGTCCAGAAAGCCGAGCGCCAAAAACGGGTACAAGAGATGTTGGATTTGGTGCATCTGCCAGAGGTAGGAAGCCGAAAACCCAATCAGCTTTCCGGCGGGCAACGCCAGCGCATCGCATTGGCACGCGCCCTTATCAATCGTCCTAAAATCTTGCTCTTAGACGAGCCACTGGGCGCGTTAGACCTAAAATTGCGACAACAAATGCAGGTGGAGCTAAAAGCCATCCAACAAGAAGTGGGTATTACTTTTGTTTTTGTAACACACGACCAAGAAGAGGCAATGGCGCTGAGCGACCAAATTGCTGTATTTAATCAAGGTAAAATTGAGCAAATTGGTTCACCACAAGACCTGTACGAGCATCCACAAACGGCATTTGTCGCCAATTTTGTCGGAACTTCCAACCTGATTTCGGATGAAATTGCGCACAAACTTACAGGAGAATACGGCACGTTCTCGGTTCGTCCAGAAAAGATGCACCTCCTCCAAGAACAAGTTCCCGTACCCGCCAACCATTATCGGCTACAAGGTGTGGTAGCAGATGTGGTATATCTTGGCATTTTCACCCGTTTCACCGTCCGAACCCCCGAAGGTTTATTGCTCCAAGTGATTGACCAGAACCGAGAAGCCCAAGACGAGCGCAAAGGGGATACCGTGCAGGTGATTTGGGCAAAAGAAGCCCTCAACAAATTATCCGATTAA
- a CDS encoding ABC transporter permease, translating to MIRRFSTYLYNHPAVLLALLLGPPLGWMLVIYLGSLAALLFQSFYHLDGFTGQVVRELSFLTYRDLFSAAHMTIVLKTMVMALSVTMGSVLIAFPLAYYSVRYAGKRLKVLLYFAVVLPLWSSYIIRVYAWKLMLAKEGIVSWFFAQLGLSGVLEWLLSMPVVGGSSLSVSNFGLFLVFTYIWLPYMILPIQSSLERIPHSLLDASGDLGARPLQTFRRIVLPLASPGVVAGSIFTFSLTLGDYIIPSIIGDSTPFIGMAVYSYQGTAGNLPLAAAFTVLPMVIMVFYLLGARKAGAFDAL from the coding sequence ATGATCCGACGTTTTTCTACTTATTTATACAATCATCCTGCTGTATTACTAGCCTTATTACTGGGACCACCTTTGGGCTGGATGCTGGTGATTTATCTCGGATCCTTGGCCGCGCTTTTGTTCCAGTCGTTTTATCATTTGGATGGCTTTACCGGGCAAGTAGTGCGCGAGCTGTCGTTTCTTACCTACCGCGATTTATTCTCGGCGGCGCATATGACCATTGTATTAAAAACGATGGTTATGGCACTTTCGGTAACGATGGGTTCGGTTCTTATTGCTTTCCCGCTGGCCTATTACAGCGTTCGCTACGCGGGTAAACGTCTCAAGGTGTTGCTCTATTTTGCGGTTGTTTTGCCATTGTGGTCTTCCTATATCATTCGGGTGTATGCCTGGAAGCTCATGCTCGCCAAAGAAGGCATTGTTTCTTGGTTTTTTGCCCAATTAGGGCTTTCTGGCGTGTTGGAGTGGCTACTTTCCATGCCCGTTGTGGGCGGCTCCTCGCTATCCGTATCCAATTTTGGCTTATTTCTGGTCTTTACCTACATCTGGTTGCCCTATATGATTTTGCCCATTCAATCGTCATTGGAGCGCATTCCACATTCTTTGTTGGATGCCTCAGGGGATTTGGGGGCGCGGCCTTTGCAAACTTTTCGCCGGATTGTCTTGCCCTTGGCATCACCGGGCGTGGTGGCCGGAAGCATCTTTACCTTCTCGCTTACACTGGGCGATTATATCATTCCCTCCATCATCGGAGACTCCACCCCTTTCATCGGGATGGCGGTCTATAGTTATCAAGGAACAGCCGGAAACTTGCCCCTTGCGGCAGCCTTTACCGTACTCCCGATGGTGATTATGGTCTTTTATCTCTTGGGCGCACGAAAGGCTGGTGCGTTTGATGCACTCTAA
- a CDS encoding ABC transporter permease, translated as MKNKNLGLAIAMWAVVAFLHIPFFVVMLYAFTTDSSTFTFPPPGLTLKWFGVAWSRADMWAALSLSARVAAISTLVALVLGTLAAAAVYRSRFFGREAISFLLVLPIALPGIVTGIALRAAMGEAGMTFNFWTIVIGHATFCVVVVYNNVLARFRRSNPSLVEASMDLGADGWQTFRYVVFPNISSALVAGGMLAFALSFDEVIVTTFTAGQQATLPIWIFSQLTKPRDRPVTNVVAFFVVIVTTLPILWALFQNRKFEEQTQSD; from the coding sequence ATGAAAAACAAAAATTTGGGCCTTGCAATTGCCATGTGGGCAGTAGTGGCCTTCTTGCACATTCCCTTTTTTGTGGTGATGTTGTATGCCTTCACCACCGATTCTTCCACCTTCACATTCCCCCCACCCGGATTAACCCTCAAGTGGTTTGGCGTGGCGTGGAGCCGTGCCGATATGTGGGCCGCCTTGAGCCTCTCGGCACGAGTCGCAGCCATTTCAACCTTGGTTGCCCTCGTTTTGGGTACGCTGGCAGCCGCAGCGGTGTACCGCAGCCGCTTCTTTGGACGAGAAGCCATCTCGTTCCTACTCGTCTTACCGATTGCCCTGCCCGGCATCGTGACGGGTATTGCCCTCAGGGCAGCGATGGGCGAGGCGGGCATGACCTTCAACTTCTGGACGATCGTTATTGGACACGCCACGTTTTGCGTGGTGGTGGTGTATAATAATGTCTTGGCAAGATTCCGGCGCTCCAATCCGTCGTTGGTAGAAGCCTCGATGGACTTGGGCGCGGATGGCTGGCAAACGTTTCGATATGTGGTTTTTCCGAATATCTCTTCCGCTTTGGTAGCCGGCGGGATGCTGGCCTTCGCCCTCTCGTTCGACGAGGTGATTGTCACTACGTTCACCGCCGGACAACAAGCCACCTTGCCCATTTGGATTTTTAGCCAACTCACCAAACCCCGAGACCGACCTGTAACCAATGTGGTGGCCTTTTTTGTGGTGATCGTTACCACCCTTCCCATTTTATGGGCGCTGTTCCAAAACCGAAAGTTCGAGGAGCAAACCCAAAGTGATTGA
- a CDS encoding carbohydrate-binding family 9-like protein, whose protein sequence is MKYVLMLLFGTPFFGWAQYPWKEVPFSRFQKMPQTYVAAKIKWPLTIDGRLDEAAWQETSWTVDFADIEGEDKPKPRFKTRAKMLWDDEFLYIAAEMEEPHLWATYEQHDMITFHENDFEVFIDHDGDTHAYFEVEVNARKQIFDLFLVRPYRDGGPSLIAWDVRDLRTGVALNGTLNDGSDTDQGWTLEMAIPFKSLRFGVDPLKPQLGDVWRMNFSRVEWQTTWNGTAYEKMKAPDGKPLHEDNWVWSPQGLVNMHFPERWGYVQFSESKDTPFVLPSDEPFRKTLREVYYRQQLKMAKTGKFGTTAVALGVPATLRQEGKTYRLSMQTTANTFEANLTAPGEKTRYRINHEGRYEVIRPEKN, encoded by the coding sequence ATGAAATACGTTTTGATGCTATTGTTTGGAACTCCCTTCTTTGGATGGGCGCAATACCCGTGGAAAGAGGTACCCTTTTCCCGCTTTCAGAAAATGCCACAAACCTATGTGGCGGCGAAAATCAAGTGGCCACTAACGATAGATGGGCGCTTAGACGAAGCTGCATGGCAAGAGACTTCATGGACCGTGGACTTTGCGGATATTGAAGGGGAAGACAAACCCAAACCACGCTTTAAAACCCGTGCAAAAATGCTCTGGGACGACGAATTCCTCTATATTGCTGCCGAAATGGAGGAACCCCACCTCTGGGCGACTTATGAACAGCACGACATGATTACCTTTCACGAAAACGATTTTGAGGTATTTATAGACCATGATGGCGATACGCACGCCTACTTTGAAGTAGAAGTAAATGCACGCAAACAAATCTTTGACTTGTTTTTGGTGCGGCCCTATCGGGATGGTGGCCCCTCGTTGATTGCTTGGGATGTACGCGACCTCAGAACGGGGGTTGCCTTAAACGGAACATTGAATGATGGATCGGACACAGACCAAGGTTGGACGCTTGAAATGGCGATTCCGTTCAAATCGCTCCGATTTGGTGTGGATCCGTTAAAGCCTCAACTGGGCGATGTTTGGCGCATGAACTTCTCGCGGGTGGAGTGGCAAACGACATGGAACGGAACGGCCTATGAAAAGATGAAAGCCCCGGACGGCAAGCCACTACACGAGGACAACTGGGTATGGTCGCCGCAAGGTTTGGTGAATATGCACTTTCCAGAACGGTGGGGGTATGTCCAATTTTCTGAATCCAAAGATACGCCTTTCGTCCTGCCATCAGACGAACCCTTCCGAAAGACCCTCCGAGAAGTTTATTACCGCCAGCAGCTAAAAATGGCGAAAACTGGAAAATTTGGGACGACTGCCGTAGCCTTAGGTGTTCCGGCTACCTTACGACAAGAAGGGAAAACGTACCGCCTTTCGATGCAAACCACCGCCAATACTTTCGAGGCGAACTTGACCGCGCCCGGTGAAAAGACCCGCTACCGAATCAATCATGAAGGACGATACGAGGTGATTAGGCCGGAGAAGAACTAA
- a CDS encoding FAD-dependent oxidoreductase: MEKKHIVIVGTNFAGYTAAIELKELVGNNHRVTVVANTHNFLFFPSLIWFPFGLRDEKDITFDVRPIYARHHINFIEAQVTHFDLEKSQIFTKDGQTIGYDYVVIATGPKVDTEYIPGLKEYSHSIVGLPPAMRTREGWNKFLADPGPVVIGSAPGAGCFGAAYEFLFNTRYQIAKHHLKKQAPLTYVTAEPFLAHFGINGFGNAQKMCEWMFKMYHINAHLNTAITEVRPDGVVLDNGEVLPSKFTMIMPRFLGVDAVRNTPNLTNANGFIEVDDSYAHPLYPNVYAAGVAVDVKPPAQTEIPCAVPKTGWPSEQMAKTAVKNIVADIKGLPKLHQRFDDMAAYCIMDTGNMGMMIVGDHMLSPREHEFIIPGPEAHWAKIAFEKYFMYSRRHGHV, translated from the coding sequence ATGGAAAAGAAGCATATTGTGATAGTCGGAACCAACTTTGCCGGCTATACCGCAGCCATCGAGTTAAAAGAATTGGTGGGGAATAACCACCGCGTAACGGTAGTCGCTAATACGCATAATTTCCTGTTTTTTCCTTCACTTATTTGGTTTCCCTTCGGACTGCGTGACGAAAAGGACATCACTTTTGACGTTCGGCCTATTTATGCGCGTCATCATATTAACTTTATTGAGGCGCAAGTTACCCACTTCGATCTCGAGAAGAGTCAGATATTTACCAAAGACGGGCAAACCATTGGATATGATTATGTAGTCATTGCTACTGGCCCGAAAGTGGACACCGAATATATTCCGGGGTTGAAGGAATATTCCCACTCCATTGTGGGGCTTCCGCCCGCCATGCGCACCCGCGAGGGTTGGAATAAGTTCTTGGCAGATCCTGGCCCTGTGGTAATTGGATCGGCTCCGGGTGCAGGATGTTTTGGCGCGGCATATGAATTTCTCTTCAACACCCGCTACCAGATTGCCAAGCACCACCTCAAAAAACAAGCGCCGCTCACCTATGTAACAGCTGAGCCCTTTTTAGCACACTTCGGTATCAATGGTTTTGGGAATGCCCAAAAAATGTGTGAGTGGATGTTCAAAATGTACCACATCAACGCTCACCTAAACACCGCCATTACCGAAGTCCGGCCCGATGGCGTGGTCTTAGACAACGGCGAAGTATTGCCGTCTAAATTCACGATGATTATGCCACGTTTTCTGGGGGTGGATGCCGTCCGTAATACACCCAACTTGACCAACGCCAATGGGTTTATAGAGGTGGACGATAGCTATGCCCATCCACTCTATCCGAATGTGTATGCTGCTGGGGTAGCCGTGGATGTTAAGCCGCCCGCCCAAACGGAAATCCCATGTGCTGTACCTAAAACAGGATGGCCCTCCGAACAAATGGCCAAAACAGCCGTCAAAAACATTGTGGCAGACATCAAAGGCTTGCCCAAGTTGCACCAGAGATTCGATGACATGGCCGCTTATTGCATCATGGATACCGGAAATATGGGCATGATGATTGTCGGCGATCATATGCTCTCGCCCCGCGAACACGAGTTTATTATCCCCGGTCCTGAAGCACACTGGGCCAAAATCGCTTTCGAGAAATACTTTATGTACTCCCGCCGCCACGGACACGTCTGA
- the recJ gene encoding single-stranded-DNA-specific exonuclease RecJ gives MKYRWLLPRPEHPHVIAALCAQLNDLPPALGMALSLRGIETYEEARRFFRPSLDDLHDPFLMLDMDVAAERLQKAILQGEKVVVYGDYDVDGTTATALMVSFLRQHGLDAEFFIPDRYTDGYGLCCRGIDFAAFRGATLMIALDCGITGHAAADYCREKGIDLVVCDHHNAEEAIPDALAVLDPKRPDCPYPFKELTGCGVGFKLIQATLSKLGSPPEDAWEYLDLVALAIASDIVPILGENRLLMYEGLRRIQTNPRIGLRMLALQGGQDLASCSTSQIVFGIGPRINAAGRMGDAAEAVELMIATNPDRALKQAQRLEKLNGERRLMDSKTFEEAVQLMESRASTCMQHAIVLHHPGWHLGVIGIVASRLVERFYRPTVLLTTANGMAKGSARSVPGYNIYDAIRSCDHLLAKFGGHAFAAGLTLPVAHLEAFTEQLNEVVSQTIQPNQLKAEIVVDAPLALQDITPRFKQILEQFGPFGPQNRQPVFMGTGVQVKSQPTLVGRDGHLKFQVQQGHNGQASPTFDVIGFGLHALYPTVRESLQYGRPLDMLFTIDENNFMGQTSFQLRAKDLKLAG, from the coding sequence ATGAAATACCGCTGGTTGTTACCCCGACCAGAGCATCCTCATGTAATTGCTGCGTTGTGTGCCCAACTGAATGATTTACCACCTGCGCTGGGGATGGCGCTCTCGCTACGGGGAATTGAAACTTATGAGGAAGCCCGGCGATTTTTCCGCCCTTCCTTGGACGATTTGCACGACCCTTTCCTGATGTTAGACATGGATGTGGCGGCAGAGCGGCTGCAAAAAGCCATCTTGCAAGGGGAAAAAGTGGTGGTATATGGCGATTATGATGTGGACGGGACAACGGCAACGGCGCTTATGGTGAGTTTTCTGCGCCAACACGGCCTCGATGCCGAGTTTTTTATTCCCGATCGTTACACCGATGGATATGGCCTATGTTGTCGTGGGATTGACTTTGCCGCTTTCCGGGGAGCAACCCTCATGATTGCCTTGGATTGTGGCATAACAGGCCATGCCGCCGCCGATTATTGCCGCGAAAAAGGCATTGATCTGGTGGTTTGCGACCATCATAATGCCGAAGAGGCCATTCCAGATGCACTGGCAGTGTTAGATCCAAAACGGCCTGACTGCCCATATCCGTTTAAGGAACTAACGGGATGCGGGGTTGGGTTCAAACTCATACAGGCAACCCTTTCCAAGTTGGGAAGTCCTCCCGAAGATGCATGGGAATATTTAGATCTGGTAGCCCTTGCCATTGCTTCGGATATTGTCCCGATTCTGGGAGAAAACCGCTTGTTAATGTACGAAGGATTACGCCGAATCCAAACCAATCCGCGTATTGGATTGCGGATGCTGGCCTTGCAAGGGGGGCAAGATTTAGCCAGTTGTTCAACATCACAGATTGTATTTGGTATTGGGCCACGCATCAATGCAGCCGGACGAATGGGCGATGCGGCGGAAGCGGTGGAGTTGATGATTGCCACCAATCCAGACCGCGCCCTAAAACAAGCCCAACGCCTCGAAAAGTTGAATGGTGAACGACGGTTGATGGACTCGAAGACGTTTGAAGAAGCCGTACAGTTGATGGAAAGTCGTGCCTCTACTTGTATGCAACACGCCATTGTACTACACCATCCCGGATGGCATCTGGGCGTTATTGGTATTGTGGCCAGCCGTTTGGTAGAGCGTTTTTATCGGCCAACTGTCTTGCTTACCACCGCCAATGGCATGGCCAAAGGGTCTGCGAGAAGTGTTCCTGGATATAATATTTACGATGCCATTCGGTCGTGCGACCACTTGCTTGCTAAATTTGGTGGTCATGCCTTTGCTGCCGGACTCACCCTGCCCGTTGCCCATTTGGAAGCCTTCACCGAGCAGCTAAACGAAGTGGTAAGCCAAACCATCCAGCCGAATCAACTGAAGGCAGAAATTGTGGTGGATGCGCCGCTGGCTCTTCAGGACATTACACCTCGGTTTAAACAGATCTTGGAGCAATTTGGACCTTTTGGCCCACAAAACCGGCAACCGGTCTTCATGGGAACGGGGGTACAAGTAAAATCGCAACCCACTTTGGTGGGGCGAGACGGCCACCTTAAGTTTCAGGTACAACAAGGCCATAATGGACAAGCATCACCTACGTTCGATGTGATTGGCTTCGGTCTTCATGCCCTCTATCCGACCGTCCGCGAGAGTTTGCAATATGGGAGGCCGTTGGACATGCTCTTCACCATAGACGAAAATAATTTTATGGGCCAAACCTCCTTTCAGTTACGGGCAAAAGACCTTAAACTAGCCGGATAA
- a CDS encoding peptidylprolyl isomerase, with translation MWMHHLSGNPLFWALVVATLLVIPACQKHQASTEAIEKQSPASKNPLPTLSDTTATDPHHYAEITTPLGKMVVRLYEETPKHRDNFIKLATSGFYDGLFFHRVMSGLMIQGGDPNSKNNNPADDGLGGPGYVIDSEILPYSFHKRGEVCALQSAEVPGKSSGSQFYIVQGGEPIPKMILDDQEAQVRELTGLKEFRFSQEARRHYSRAGGAPWLDLQFSCFGEVVSGLSTIDRLAQLETPRTLGEAGSEPALLDRPRQIQKARMAVKMLAEFPKDGIKVH, from the coding sequence ATGTGGATGCACCATTTATCTGGCAACCCACTCTTTTGGGCCTTAGTCGTAGCCACACTCTTGGTGATTCCGGCTTGTCAAAAACACCAAGCATCCACCGAAGCTATAGAAAAACAGTCTCCGGCATCAAAGAACCCGCTGCCAACCCTGAGCGATACCACCGCAACAGACCCACACCACTACGCCGAGATTACGACACCACTTGGCAAGATGGTGGTTCGCCTGTACGAAGAAACGCCCAAACACCGCGATAACTTTATTAAACTGGCCACATCCGGCTTTTATGATGGCTTGTTTTTCCATCGTGTGATGAGTGGCCTGATGATTCAGGGAGGTGATCCTAACTCCAAGAACAACAACCCGGCGGATGATGGGCTGGGCGGTCCAGGCTATGTGATTGATTCGGAAATTTTACCGTATTCCTTCCACAAACGGGGTGAGGTGTGTGCCCTGCAATCGGCAGAAGTACCCGGAAAGTCCTCCGGTAGTCAGTTCTATATTGTTCAAGGCGGAGAACCAATTCCAAAAATGATCTTAGACGATCAAGAAGCGCAGGTGCGGGAACTAACGGGGCTTAAAGAGTTTCGCTTTTCACAAGAAGCCAGACGCCACTATTCGCGTGCCGGAGGTGCTCCTTGGTTAGACCTTCAATTCTCCTGTTTTGGTGAAGTGGTTTCGGGATTGTCCACCATAGATCGCCTTGCCCAATTGGAAACCCCACGCACCTTAGGAGAAGCCGGATCAGAACCTGCGCTCTTGGACCGTCCGAGGCAAATCCAGAAAGCACGCATGGCCGTTAAAATGCTGGCGGAGTTCCCAAAGGATGGCATTAAGGTACATTAA